A genomic window from Microvirga sp. TS319 includes:
- a CDS encoding lysylphosphatidylglycerol synthase domain-containing protein, translating into MHKFWKPLVAVVAVGLAAFLLYRTLSGYSIDDLTKAVAAIPVGRLVVAGGFAAASYICLSGFDYLALRYVGRPLPYHKAAWASFTSLSLGHNIGFAFLSSGAVRYRFYRRWGLSAEQVAKVVVFCGTTVGIGLMALGGMALLLRPRLAVEMTNLSMPLVITLGVICLALPVLYLVLSAFVRKPLSVWRWSFELPRLRLALGQVILGSVNFACVAACLYQALAAVTDVSYMGVASAYVIANTATIISHVPGGLGVIESVVMYLLPGQNLIGPLLVFRFVYFLIPLFLGLVVLLVTELVFRRKKRARAALEDVPAGA; encoded by the coding sequence ATGCACAAATTCTGGAAGCCCCTCGTCGCGGTCGTTGCGGTTGGCCTCGCCGCCTTCCTGCTCTACCGCACCCTGAGCGGCTACAGCATCGATGACTTGACGAAAGCCGTCGCCGCCATTCCTGTGGGTCGCTTGGTTGTCGCAGGGGGCTTCGCCGCGGCGAGCTACATCTGCCTCAGCGGTTTCGATTACCTCGCGCTGCGCTATGTCGGGCGGCCCCTACCTTATCATAAGGCGGCCTGGGCCTCGTTTACCAGCTTGTCGCTCGGTCACAATATCGGTTTCGCCTTCCTCAGCAGCGGAGCGGTGCGATACCGGTTCTATCGCCGCTGGGGCCTGAGTGCGGAGCAAGTGGCGAAGGTCGTCGTCTTTTGCGGCACGACAGTCGGGATCGGCCTCATGGCGTTGGGCGGCATGGCATTGCTGTTGCGCCCTCGGCTTGCGGTCGAGATGACAAATCTCTCCATGCCCCTCGTCATCACTCTTGGCGTCATCTGTCTGGCTTTGCCCGTGCTCTACCTCGTGCTTTCGGCATTCGTTCGCAAACCCCTCAGCGTGTGGCGCTGGTCGTTCGAGTTGCCACGCCTGCGCTTGGCCCTTGGGCAGGTCATCCTCGGATCCGTCAACTTCGCCTGTGTCGCCGCCTGTCTCTACCAGGCTCTCGCCGCAGTGACGGATGTCTCCTACATGGGCGTGGCCTCCGCCTATGTGATCGCGAATACCGCCACCATCATCAGCCATGTGCCGGGAGGACTTGGCGTGATAGAAAGCGTGGTCATGTATCTTCTGCCGGGGCAGAACCTCATCGGACCGCTCCTGGTCTTCAGATTCGTCTACTTTCTGATCCCGCTCTTTCTGGGCCTCGTCGTCTTGCTGGTGACGGAACTTGTCTTTCGCAGGAAGAAGCGAGCCCGCGCCGCGCTTGAGGATGTCCCGGCCGGCGCATGA
- a CDS encoding DUF2934 domain-containing protein, with protein MDSQLEQKIRERAYELWMQHGSLPNRADDYWYQAEEEILRRQEDRGQGIDGPAIVGDEEAAVETSPAPLGMTSQTLDEVLSAPAAPKARKRRSTAAATADTASDINGVAGETVVAPKRKRPRKTTP; from the coding sequence ATGGACAGTCAGCTAGAACAGAAGATCCGGGAACGGGCATACGAACTCTGGATGCAGCATGGGAGTCTGCCGAACCGGGCCGATGACTACTGGTACCAGGCCGAAGAGGAGATCCTTCGGCGCCAGGAGGACAGAGGACAAGGAATCGACGGTCCCGCAATCGTCGGCGATGAGGAGGCTGCCGTCGAGACCAGCCCAGCGCCGCTTGGAATGACCAGTCAAACTCTGGACGAGGTCTTAAGCGCTCCGGCCGCCCCCAAAGCCCGCAAGCGGAGAAGCACGGCTGCCGCAACGGCCGATACCGCCTCGGACATCAACGGGGTGGCCGGCGAGACGGTCGTTGCGCCGAAGCGGAAGCGCCCCAGAAAAACGACCCCATAG
- the glgA gene encoding glycogen synthase GlgA: MKPLNVLSVTSELFPIIKTGGLADVAGALPFALKKEGVRVVSLLPGYPAVMRALEHVEVVREYPDLSRGPARLISATARQLELFVLDAPHLYARPGSPYLTPEGRDWPDNARRFAALGRVAADIGQGAVPGFVPDIVHAHDWQAGLAPAFLHYGDGPRPGTVITIHNIAFQGIFPADLLYELGLPPYAFTVDGVEYFGQIGFLKAGLRLADRITTVSPTYAKEIQTPESGMGLDGLLRSRSKDVFGILNGIDDSVWNPSSDLSLAATFTVDSLERRSANKQALQERLGLDPDPDALLFGVVSRLFEQKGFDLVLAALPTLLADGAQLALLGAGDTTLEESFRAAAIVYPGQVGCFFGYDEELAHLIQGGSDALLVPSRFEPCGLTQLCAMHYGSVPIVSRVGGLADTVIDANEMAIASGVATGFQFSPVNLTGLLDSINRAKALWPDRKSWRTMQLNGMAADVGWSRPARHYAEVYRSCLPTI, encoded by the coding sequence ATGAAGCCCCTGAATGTCCTGTCCGTCACGTCGGAGCTGTTTCCGATCATCAAGACCGGAGGTCTGGCCGATGTGGCCGGCGCTCTTCCCTTTGCCCTGAAGAAGGAAGGGGTGCGTGTCGTTTCGCTCCTCCCGGGATATCCCGCGGTCATGAGGGCACTGGAGCATGTCGAGGTGGTTCGAGAATATCCGGATCTCTCGAGAGGACCGGCACGGCTCATTTCTGCAACGGCCCGTCAATTAGAGCTTTTCGTTCTCGACGCCCCGCATCTCTATGCGCGTCCCGGCTCTCCCTACCTGACTCCGGAGGGGCGGGATTGGCCCGACAATGCACGGCGCTTCGCCGCGCTCGGACGCGTTGCCGCGGATATCGGGCAGGGGGCAGTACCGGGGTTCGTCCCCGATATCGTTCATGCCCATGACTGGCAGGCAGGTCTTGCGCCGGCATTTCTGCATTACGGCGACGGACCCCGGCCGGGTACCGTCATCACGATTCACAACATTGCCTTTCAAGGCATCTTTCCCGCGGACCTTCTCTATGAGCTCGGCCTGCCGCCCTATGCCTTCACGGTGGATGGAGTCGAGTATTTCGGTCAGATCGGCTTCCTCAAGGCAGGTCTGCGGCTGGCTGACCGGATCACGACCGTATCGCCGACCTATGCGAAGGAGATACAGACGCCGGAAAGCGGGATGGGCCTGGACGGCCTCCTGCGATCCCGTTCGAAGGACGTCTTCGGAATCCTGAACGGGATTGACGACAGCGTCTGGAATCCTTCATCGGACCTATCCTTGGCCGCAACCTTCACCGTAGATTCATTGGAACGACGCAGCGCGAACAAGCAGGCGCTTCAGGAGCGACTTGGGCTGGATCCTGATCCCGATGCGCTGCTCTTCGGTGTCGTGAGTCGATTGTTCGAGCAAAAGGGGTTCGACCTTGTTCTCGCGGCCTTGCCGACGCTGCTCGCGGACGGAGCGCAGCTCGCGCTTCTCGGAGCAGGAGACACGACGCTCGAGGAGAGCTTTCGGGCTGCCGCCATCGTCTATCCGGGACAGGTCGGGTGCTTTTTCGGCTATGACGAGGAGCTTGCGCATCTCATTCAGGGGGGGAGCGATGCTCTTCTCGTTCCGTCGCGCTTCGAACCCTGCGGCCTGACGCAGCTCTGCGCGATGCACTATGGCAGCGTGCCGATCGTCTCTCGCGTCGGCGGCCTCGCCGATACGGTGATCGACGCGAACGAGATGGCGATCGCGTCCGGAGTTGCGACGGGCTTTCAGTTCTCGCCCGTCAATCTGACCGGACTCCTGGATTCGATCAATCGCGCCAAGGCGCTCTGGCCGGATCGGAAATCCTGGCGGACCATGCAGCTGAACGGCATGGCGGCAGATGTCGGGTGGAGCAGACCTGCCCGACACTATGCGGAGGTCTACCGTTCATGCCTTCCAACGATCTGA
- the glgC gene encoding glucose-1-phosphate adenylyltransferase, whose product MPSPSVSYAPLARHAMAYILAGGRGSRLMELTDIRAKPAVYFGGNTRIIDFALSNALNSGIRRIGVATQYKAHSLIRHLQRGWNFFRSERNESFDILPASQRVSETMWYEGTADAVYQNLDIIASIDPEYIIILAGDHVYKMDYEIMLRQHVDSGADVTVGCLEIPRMEATGFGVMGVDETDRIVSFLEKPADPPGIPGRPDMALASMGIYVFNTRFLFDQLKRDASTPGSSRDFGKDIIPYLVQHGKAVAHRFTDSCVRSGAEAGGSDAPAYWRDVGTVDAYWEANIDLTAIVPALDLYDRNWPISTFSETWPPAKFVHDENGRRGHAINSLVSSGCIVSGASLRQSLVFTAAHLHSYAHVEGAVILPYVDVGRRARLKNVIIDRGVRIPEGLVVGEDPQEDARRFRRTDRGICLITKPMIDRLSG is encoded by the coding sequence GTGCCTAGCCCAAGCGTTTCTTATGCACCTCTTGCCCGCCACGCGATGGCTTACATCCTTGCGGGGGGACGCGGTTCCAGACTCATGGAACTGACCGACATTCGCGCAAAGCCCGCCGTCTATTTCGGCGGCAATACGCGGATCATCGATTTCGCCCTCTCCAATGCGCTGAACTCGGGCATCCGCCGCATCGGCGTCGCAACGCAATACAAGGCGCACAGCCTCATCCGCCATCTGCAGAGAGGCTGGAACTTCTTTCGTTCCGAGCGCAATGAGAGCTTCGACATCCTCCCGGCGAGCCAGCGCGTTTCCGAAACCATGTGGTACGAGGGCACGGCGGATGCCGTGTATCAGAATCTCGACATCATCGCGAGCATCGATCCGGAATACATCATCATTCTGGCCGGTGACCACGTCTACAAGATGGACTACGAGATCATGCTCCGCCAGCATGTGGATTCCGGCGCGGACGTGACGGTGGGCTGCCTCGAAATTCCTCGCATGGAAGCAACGGGATTCGGTGTGATGGGCGTCGACGAGACGGACCGCATCGTGTCGTTTCTGGAGAAGCCGGCAGACCCACCTGGAATCCCGGGCCGGCCCGATATGGCTCTCGCCAGCATGGGGATCTATGTCTTCAACACGCGCTTTCTCTTCGACCAGCTCAAGCGCGATGCCTCGACGCCCGGCTCGAGCCGCGATTTCGGGAAGGACATCATTCCCTACCTCGTACAGCACGGCAAAGCAGTTGCGCACCGTTTCACCGATTCCTGCGTCCGGTCGGGTGCCGAGGCCGGAGGGAGCGATGCGCCCGCCTACTGGCGCGATGTCGGAACGGTCGATGCCTATTGGGAAGCCAATATCGACTTGACCGCCATTGTCCCGGCTCTCGATCTCTATGACCGCAATTGGCCGATCTCGACATTCTCCGAAACCTGGCCTCCCGCCAAGTTCGTCCATGATGAGAACGGGCGGCGCGGACACGCCATCAATTCTCTCGTGTCGAGCGGATGCATCGTGTCCGGCGCGTCCTTGCGCCAATCGCTCGTATTCACCGCAGCTCACCTCCATTCCTATGCTCATGTCGAGGGTGCGGTGATCCTGCCTTATGTGGATGTCGGCCGGAGGGCGCGGCTCAAGAACGTCATTATCGACCGCGGCGTGCGTATTCCGGAGGGTTTGGTCGTGGGTGAAGACCCGCAGGAGGATGCGCGCCGGTTCCGCCGGACGGACCGTGGGATCTGTCTCATCACGAAGCCGATGATCGACAGGCTCTCTGGATGA
- a CDS encoding endonuclease/exonuclease/phosphatase family protein — protein sequence MPRILTYNVRRCLGTDGRLSPGRIADVIAAYEPDVVALQELDVRRARTGGVDQAHAIAQALGMQMHFHASLRVLEEEYGNAILTHRPSHVIKAGPLPAGSGRRAREPRGALWTSINLGGTDVQVITTHLGLHRHERLAQVDCLLGPQWLGHPSCREPVILLGDFNASPRSRAYRRLASHFRDAQVSAPHRRAKPTFPSRLPILRIDHAFVTRSIHVVRVESVRSPMARIASDHLPLMVEFQVMPVKGGKVDMEHVRE from the coding sequence GTGCCGCGGATCCTGACCTACAATGTCCGCCGCTGTCTTGGAACGGACGGGCGACTTTCTCCGGGGCGGATCGCCGATGTGATCGCCGCATACGAGCCGGACGTGGTGGCTCTGCAGGAACTCGATGTCAGGCGCGCTCGCACGGGCGGCGTCGATCAGGCGCATGCGATCGCACAGGCCCTCGGGATGCAGATGCACTTCCATGCCAGCCTTCGGGTGCTGGAAGAGGAATACGGCAATGCAATTTTGACGCACCGGCCCTCGCATGTGATCAAGGCGGGTCCGCTTCCAGCCGGATCCGGCCGCCGGGCGCGGGAACCAAGAGGAGCCCTCTGGACCTCGATCAATCTCGGCGGAACGGACGTGCAAGTGATCACGACGCACCTTGGTTTGCACCGTCATGAGCGTTTGGCGCAGGTCGATTGCCTTCTCGGGCCGCAATGGCTGGGACATCCGTCCTGCCGCGAGCCTGTCATTCTGCTGGGAGATTTCAATGCATCGCCCCGATCCCGGGCATATCGGCGATTGGCCTCCCATTTTCGCGACGCGCAGGTATCCGCGCCACACCGGCGCGCAAAGCCGACCTTCCCGTCTCGTCTGCCGATCCTGCGGATCGACCATGCCTTCGTCACACGCTCGATCCACGTGGTTCGTGTCGAGTCCGTACGATCGCCCATGGCTCGGATCGCTTCCGACCACCTGCCACTCATGGTCGAGTTCCAGGTCATGCCCGTAAAGGGAGGCAAGGTCGATATGGAGCATGTCCGGGAGTAG
- a CDS encoding phospholipase D-like domain-containing protein — MTMSNVNFLDETSGLTGWNRRATKTRAASRPILRPGRNCWRIVHADRAAALVDGEEYFARLETALRKAQRSIMIIGWDFDGSIRLRPQVDPAESPPLGDLLRSLVEENPNLEIRILVWSVAVVHAPGASGPLIFGAEWQDHPRLHLRLDRHHPLYAAHHQKIVCIDDSLAFVGGMDLTVRRWDTKEHACDTPFRLRDDGTIYDPVHDVQMAVNGPAAHSIAQLACARWTIATGEDVQPLSRPDMDPWPSDLAPDFSRAPVAIARTYPAWGQESAVQEAAALNLDALSAARKSIYIEAQYMTAPCIGDVLERHLAAPDGPEIVVIQTHESHGWAEKKVMGTNRDRLIRRLRQADRYDRLRAYYPVVPAGDGFCQVLVHSKLIIVDDRFLRIGSSNLNNRSLGLDTECDLAIEATNGEMRGAIDGLRNRLLAEHLDTDVDTLVKMISEERGSLIAAIERLNVRDRRLHPFDAMFDEGPVEPAMGTNLLDPVEPFEPFWFMKRSKD, encoded by the coding sequence ATGACGATGAGCAACGTGAACTTTCTCGATGAAACCAGCGGACTGACCGGATGGAACCGGAGAGCGACGAAGACGCGCGCAGCTTCACGCCCGATCCTGCGGCCGGGCAGGAACTGCTGGCGCATCGTGCATGCGGATAGGGCCGCCGCTCTCGTCGACGGGGAGGAATATTTTGCCCGCCTGGAGACAGCTCTCCGCAAGGCGCAACGTTCCATTATGATCATCGGTTGGGATTTCGACGGCAGCATTCGCCTTCGACCCCAAGTCGATCCTGCAGAGTCACCACCGCTGGGGGACCTGCTGCGATCGCTTGTGGAAGAGAATCCGAACCTCGAGATCCGTATTCTGGTCTGGAGCGTGGCCGTCGTGCACGCTCCCGGGGCATCGGGCCCGCTGATCTTTGGCGCCGAATGGCAGGATCACCCTCGCCTTCACCTGCGTCTCGACAGGCACCACCCCTTATACGCCGCCCATCATCAGAAGATTGTCTGTATCGACGACAGTCTGGCTTTCGTCGGAGGGATGGATCTGACCGTGCGGCGTTGGGACACGAAGGAACATGCCTGCGACACGCCCTTTCGCTTGCGGGACGACGGCACGATCTACGACCCTGTTCATGACGTCCAGATGGCCGTTAACGGCCCTGCCGCGCACTCGATCGCCCAACTCGCCTGTGCCCGCTGGACAATCGCGACCGGCGAGGACGTCCAACCCCTCTCCCGACCAGACATGGATCCCTGGCCTTCCGATCTTGCTCCCGACTTTTCCCGTGCGCCGGTTGCCATCGCGCGCACCTACCCGGCCTGGGGACAGGAATCTGCCGTTCAGGAAGCCGCGGCCCTCAACCTCGATGCGCTTTCCGCTGCCAGAAAATCCATCTACATCGAAGCGCAGTATATGACAGCGCCCTGCATCGGCGATGTTCTTGAACGCCATCTTGCCGCTCCGGACGGACCTGAGATCGTGGTGATCCAGACCCATGAGTCCCATGGCTGGGCGGAGAAAAAGGTCATGGGGACGAACCGGGACCGTCTCATCCGCCGCCTGCGTCAAGCCGATCGGTACGATCGACTCCGCGCCTACTATCCCGTCGTGCCGGCCGGAGACGGATTCTGCCAAGTTCTGGTCCACTCCAAACTGATCATCGTGGATGATCGCTTTCTCCGCATCGGCTCATCCAATCTGAACAACCGCTCACTCGGCCTCGACACGGAATGCGATCTCGCCATCGAAGCCACCAATGGCGAGATGCGCGGCGCCATCGACGGTCTGCGCAACCGTCTTCTCGCGGAGCACCTGGATACGGACGTCGATACCTTGGTGAAGATGATCTCGGAGGAGAGAGGGTCGCTGATTGCCGCCATCGAGCGCTTGAACGTCCGCGACAGACGTCTGCATCCGTTCGACGCAATGTTCGACGAGGGACCGGTCGAACCTGCCATGGGCACGAATCTTCTCGACCCTGTCGAGCCCTTCGAACCATTCTGGTTCATGAAGCGATCGAAGGACTGA
- the glgX gene encoding glycogen debranching protein GlgX, producing MNDKVEVHQPASTEIVAPAVRRTSRLREGLPYPLGATWDGLGVNFALFSANATKVELCLFDTSGRREIERIELPEYTDEVWHGYLPDARPGTTYGYRVYGPYEPDAGHRFNHNKLLLDPYAKQLFGDLKWDPALFGYTVGSPDADLSFDERDSAPFMPKCRVIESAYSWGNERRPQTPWERTIIYEAHLRGFTMKHPAIPKDIRGTFAGLMHHEVINYIRSLGVTAIELLPVHAFVDDSYLIEKGLHNYWGYNTIGFFAPQPRYLATPFVNEVKEMVSHFHDAGIEVILDVVYNHTAEGNELGPTLSFKGIDNASYYRLAPDKRYYINDTGTGNTVNLSHSRVLQMVTDSLRYWAQEVRIDGFRFDLATILAREPHGFEEDGRFLDAVRQDPVLSRVKLIAEPWDCGPGGYQVGRFSPGWAEWNDRYRDTVRAFWKGEDGQLPELASRLTASADLFNKRGRKPWASVNFVTAHDGFTLHDLVSYNDKHNEANGEDNMDGHDHNLSWNHGAEGESQDPEIRSLRNRQKRNILATLFFSQGTPMLLAGDEFGRTQQGNNNAYAQDNDISWIDWEGVDEDGAELFEFTRKLIQLRQNLPLLRRGRFLSGVYNEELDVKDISWLTPAGDEMTPEHWQDPHARCMSILLDGRAQPTGIRRRGTDVTLLLIVNAHHDVVKCKLPPVTGGTGWICLVDTNKPELSFPAPFRFGKEYTVTGRSLLLFQLRPEEQPKPEKKRSA from the coding sequence ATGAACGACAAAGTCGAAGTCCACCAACCTGCCTCAACCGAAATCGTCGCCCCAGCCGTGCGGCGCACATCCCGTCTTCGAGAGGGCCTGCCTTATCCTCTGGGTGCCACTTGGGACGGGCTCGGTGTCAACTTCGCGCTCTTCTCCGCCAACGCAACCAAAGTCGAGCTCTGCCTTTTCGACACGAGCGGCAGGCGGGAGATCGAAAGGATCGAGCTTCCCGAGTACACGGACGAGGTCTGGCACGGCTATCTTCCGGACGCACGCCCTGGCACCACTTACGGTTACCGCGTCTACGGTCCGTATGAACCTGACGCCGGGCACCGCTTCAACCACAATAAGCTGTTGCTCGACCCTTATGCCAAACAGTTGTTCGGCGACCTTAAATGGGATCCGGCGCTGTTCGGGTACACGGTCGGCTCCCCTGATGCCGACCTTTCCTTCGACGAACGCGACAGCGCTCCCTTCATGCCCAAGTGCCGGGTCATCGAATCCGCCTATAGCTGGGGCAATGAGCGCCGGCCTCAAACCCCATGGGAACGCACGATCATCTATGAGGCCCATCTGCGCGGCTTCACCATGAAGCATCCGGCGATTCCGAAAGACATCCGAGGCACGTTCGCTGGGCTGATGCACCACGAAGTCATCAACTACATCAGAAGTCTCGGTGTCACCGCAATCGAGCTCCTGCCCGTTCACGCCTTCGTGGATGACAGTTACCTGATCGAGAAAGGGCTGCACAATTACTGGGGCTATAACACCATCGGCTTTTTTGCCCCGCAGCCCCGCTATTTGGCAACTCCGTTCGTGAACGAAGTGAAGGAGATGGTCAGCCATTTCCACGATGCCGGAATAGAGGTGATCCTCGATGTCGTGTACAACCACACGGCCGAGGGAAACGAGCTGGGCCCGACCCTTTCATTCAAGGGCATCGACAACGCTTCCTATTATCGGCTTGCTCCTGACAAACGATACTACATCAACGACACTGGCACGGGGAACACCGTCAATCTCAGCCACTCCCGCGTCCTGCAGATGGTGACGGACAGCCTCCGGTACTGGGCTCAGGAGGTCCGGATCGATGGCTTCCGCTTCGATCTCGCCACCATCCTGGCCCGCGAACCGCATGGCTTCGAAGAGGATGGTCGCTTTCTCGACGCCGTGCGGCAGGACCCGGTTCTCAGTCGGGTCAAGCTGATTGCCGAGCCTTGGGATTGCGGCCCCGGCGGCTACCAGGTTGGTCGCTTCTCCCCCGGTTGGGCCGAGTGGAACGACCGCTATCGGGATACGGTTCGCGCCTTCTGGAAAGGCGAGGACGGACAGCTGCCGGAACTCGCCTCCCGCCTCACCGCCTCGGCCGATCTCTTCAACAAGCGTGGCCGGAAACCCTGGGCGTCCGTGAACTTCGTCACGGCGCATGACGGTTTTACGCTTCATGACCTCGTCTCGTATAACGACAAGCACAATGAGGCGAACGGCGAGGACAACATGGACGGGCATGATCACAACCTGTCCTGGAACCATGGCGCCGAGGGCGAGTCGCAGGATCCCGAGATACGCTCTTTGCGAAACCGCCAGAAACGCAACATCCTCGCGACGCTGTTCTTCTCCCAGGGGACGCCCATGCTGTTGGCGGGTGACGAGTTCGGCCGAACGCAGCAGGGCAACAACAACGCTTACGCGCAGGACAACGATATCTCCTGGATCGATTGGGAGGGCGTCGACGAGGACGGGGCCGAGCTTTTCGAGTTCACGCGCAAGCTGATCCAGCTCCGGCAAAATCTACCCCTCTTGCGGCGCGGACGCTTTCTGTCCGGCGTCTACAATGAGGAGCTCGACGTCAAGGACATCAGCTGGCTCACGCCTGCGGGTGATGAGATGACGCCCGAGCATTGGCAGGACCCGCATGCCCGCTGCATGAGCATTCTGCTGGACGGTCGCGCCCAGCCGACAGGTATCCGCAGGCGCGGCACGGACGTGACATTGCTGCTGATCGTCAATGCCCATCATGACGTCGTGAAATGCAAGCTGCCGCCTGTCACGGGTGGCACGGGCTGGATCTGCCTTGTCGACACGAACAAGCCGGAGCTGTCATTTCCGGCACCGTTCAGGTTCGGCAAGGAATATACCGTGACGGGACGCTCGCTCCTTCTTTTCCAGCTCCGGCCAGAAGAGCAGCCTAAACCGGAGAAAAAGCGAAGCGCCTAG